A genomic stretch from Glaciecola nitratireducens FR1064 includes:
- a CDS encoding SDR family oxidoreductase, translating into MTHQKVSKTCLVTGASGGIGGAIAKILGENGYHVFIQGRNQKKLAQLKISMSGNCEILLGDLNKSDDRANILNLAFANKPVDLLVNAAGLSSFVAFEDTKPEMINELMQTNLITPMLFTQEFIAKSHTEQGAEQKQINVVQVGSAFGYIGYPGFSTYCASKFGLRGFTEALAREYSDTNIRFRYFAPRATSTSINAVSVDEMNKALGNAVDSVEAVAKTFMNFLNSKKRQQVVGWPEKLFVRINGFIPKLVDNAIQSKLTVIKRYLQQS; encoded by the coding sequence TTGACACACCAAAAGGTATCTAAAACGTGTTTGGTCACTGGTGCCTCGGGTGGTATCGGTGGCGCAATTGCCAAAATTCTTGGTGAAAACGGGTATCACGTTTTTATTCAAGGACGCAATCAGAAAAAGCTAGCACAACTTAAAATCTCAATGTCTGGAAACTGTGAAATTTTACTAGGGGATTTAAACAAATCGGACGACCGCGCAAACATTCTTAATCTTGCTTTTGCGAACAAGCCCGTCGACTTACTAGTAAATGCAGCCGGTTTGTCTAGCTTCGTCGCATTTGAAGATACAAAACCCGAAATGATAAATGAGTTAATGCAAACCAACCTGATAACGCCGATGTTATTTACTCAAGAGTTTATTGCGAAGTCACACACTGAACAAGGTGCTGAGCAAAAGCAGATCAACGTCGTTCAAGTAGGTTCAGCCTTTGGCTATATAGGCTATCCCGGCTTTAGCACCTATTGTGCCTCCAAATTTGGTTTGCGTGGATTTACAGAAGCACTTGCCCGCGAATATAGCGATACAAATATCAGATTTAGATATTTCGCACCGCGCGCAACCAGTACCAGTATAAACGCGGTGAGTGTTGATGAGATGAATAAAGCACTAGGTAACGCTGTGGACAGTGTTGAGGCGGTAGCTAAAACCTTTATGAACTTTCTCAACAGCAAGAAAAGACAGCAAGTTGTTGGTTGGCCTGAAAAGCTTTTCGTTCGGATAAACGGATTTATTCCAAAGCTAGTCGACAACGCAATTCAATCTAAACTTACCGTTATAAAACGTTATTTACAACAATCTTAG
- a CDS encoding Slp family lipoprotein has product MFNKFVFALLLPILLTGCAFSPNEIQVASSQPLVSFSDVTDESVGKGVRWGGVILDLSKQDDSTTVTVSQYPLLQSGQPIYKQQSGGTFTAKFNNSLNLENLQQGAILTLVGNVEQLQKPETSLDVSPLATIQTSNFYVWEGFSSANHLSSEDNSPTSMDRGKWGWRVKNEKEVNRERQEREAQRLSQ; this is encoded by the coding sequence ATGTTTAATAAATTTGTATTTGCTTTACTACTTCCGATTCTTTTAACGGGATGCGCGTTTTCACCTAATGAAATTCAGGTGGCAAGCAGCCAGCCATTAGTCAGTTTTTCAGATGTGACCGATGAGTCTGTTGGCAAAGGCGTTAGATGGGGCGGTGTTATTCTTGATTTAAGTAAACAAGATGACAGCACCACTGTAACGGTATCTCAATATCCACTCTTACAATCAGGTCAGCCAATTTATAAACAGCAAAGCGGAGGAACTTTTACCGCTAAGTTTAATAATTCTTTGAATCTAGAAAATTTGCAACAGGGCGCGATACTGACGCTTGTCGGCAACGTTGAGCAATTACAAAAGCCTGAGACAAGTCTTGATGTGTCTCCTCTAGCCACCATACAAACTAGCAATTTTTACGTTTGGGAGGGCTTTTCAAGCGCCAATCATCTAAGTTCGGAAGATAACAGCCCTACTTCTATGGACCGCGGAAAATGGGGATGGCGGGTAAAAAACGAAAAAGAAGTGAACAGGGAACGTCAAGAGCGAGAGGCTCAGCGCCTTAGCCAATAA
- a CDS encoding universal stress protein, whose translation MSIYKKIIVAIDFNAEHEHVLERAMSVCQTPEDVSLVYVSMPIVYLQPLLYGGEYNAMTDAETVDDARKKLEVIADKFGINKEHVHIKTGDISDEIKALANDTSADLIIIGTHGRSGIKALLGSTANAVLHGVKQDVLAVRMQDD comes from the coding sequence ATGAGTATTTATAAAAAGATTATCGTTGCAATAGATTTCAATGCTGAGCATGAACACGTGCTTGAGAGAGCAATGAGTGTATGTCAAACGCCTGAAGACGTCAGCTTAGTCTATGTTTCAATGCCAATAGTTTACCTTCAACCCTTACTATATGGGGGTGAATATAACGCAATGACGGATGCTGAAACAGTAGACGATGCCAGAAAAAAGTTAGAGGTAATTGCAGACAAGTTTGGCATCAACAAAGAACACGTACACATCAAGACCGGTGATATTTCTGATGAAATAAAGGCACTGGCGAATGACACGAGTGCCGACCTAATTATCATTGGCACCCACGGTAGAAGCGGCATTAAAGCACTGCTTGGTTCTACCGCAAATGCAGTTTTACATGGCGTTAAGCAAGACGTACTTGCTGTGCGAATGCAAGATGATTAA
- the nfsA gene encoding oxygen-insensitive NADPH nitroreductase, with protein MNPILEAQSSHRSIRQYIDKPIDVNLLHKLIECAQGAASSSFIQSYSLIQVNNKNTREKIATLAGGQKWIESAAEFLVICADLRRVEYACLKQNLGALEGNTEHFIAATVDAALMAQNLMLGAESVELGAVFIGGIRNDPKLVSELLQLPDQVYPVFGLCLGWPDAQPEVKPRFPVDVILHQDVYDSSRSESDVDNYDDQIQNYYTQRGENQKTSNWSEQTANAVQKKKREHMLAFLQARGFLNR; from the coding sequence ATGAACCCAATTCTTGAAGCTCAGTCATCTCACCGTTCTATTCGACAGTATATTGATAAACCGATTGACGTAAATTTATTACACAAGCTTATTGAGTGCGCGCAAGGCGCCGCATCATCAAGCTTCATTCAGTCATATTCCCTGATCCAAGTAAATAACAAAAATACTCGCGAAAAAATAGCGACGTTGGCGGGTGGTCAAAAATGGATAGAATCTGCAGCCGAATTTTTGGTTATCTGCGCCGATTTAAGGCGAGTTGAATATGCTTGTCTAAAACAAAACCTGGGCGCTTTAGAGGGCAACACTGAGCATTTTATTGCAGCAACTGTAGACGCTGCATTAATGGCGCAAAACCTGATGTTAGGTGCTGAGTCAGTAGAACTTGGTGCGGTTTTTATTGGTGGGATCCGCAACGATCCAAAATTAGTTTCTGAACTATTGCAACTTCCGGATCAAGTATATCCTGTTTTCGGTCTGTGTCTGGGCTGGCCTGATGCGCAACCTGAAGTGAAGCCTCGTTTCCCCGTAGATGTCATTCTTCATCAAGATGTTTATGACTCGTCTCGCTCTGAATCTGATGTGGATAACTACGACGACCAAATTCAAAATTACTACACGCAACGCGGCGAAAATCAAAAAACCAGTAATTGGTCTGAACAAACCGCGAATGCAGTACAAAAGAAAAAAAGAGAACACATGCTTGCCTTCTTGCAAGCGCGTGGTTTTTTAAATCGATGA
- a CDS encoding tetratricopeptide repeat protein, with translation MKAHQSIAKSITKLGVAVLFATSSLTTISFGTFAADGTFAADATFATKSPESQLLELQQQWVKVNYQLEGDAQEAGFDSLLKQAQALVKANPENANNLVWLGIIESSYAGAKGGLGALSLAKDAKKSLEASMKLDDSALSGSAYTSLGTLYHKVPGWPIAFGDDDTAKKMLEKAILINPNGIDSNYFYGEFLFDDKEYAKAKEHLTLALQAAPRLERPLADEFRRAEINQLMEKVDKKMKRKG, from the coding sequence ATGAAAGCGCATCAATCAATCGCTAAATCAATTACTAAACTCGGAGTGGCGGTCCTATTTGCTACATCGTCATTGACCACTATTTCATTCGGTACTTTTGCAGCAGACGGCACTTTTGCAGCAGACGCTACTTTTGCAACAAAAAGCCCTGAATCGCAGCTTCTCGAATTGCAACAACAGTGGGTAAAGGTAAATTATCAACTAGAAGGTGACGCTCAAGAAGCGGGATTTGATAGCCTACTCAAACAAGCCCAAGCATTAGTTAAAGCCAATCCAGAAAATGCCAACAATTTAGTTTGGTTAGGTATTATTGAGTCTAGCTATGCTGGTGCCAAAGGAGGCTTAGGCGCCCTTTCATTAGCCAAGGATGCAAAGAAATCACTAGAAGCTTCGATGAAACTTGACGATTCTGCGTTGAGTGGGTCTGCCTATACGAGTTTAGGCACGCTTTATCATAAAGTACCTGGCTGGCCGATTGCTTTTGGAGATGACGATACAGCCAAAAAAATGCTAGAAAAGGCCATATTGATCAATCCAAACGGCATTGATTCAAACTACTTCTATGGTGAGTTTTTGTTTGACGACAAAGAGTATGCAAAAGCTAAGGAGCATTTAACGCTGGCTCTACAAGCAGCGCCGCGCTTAGAAAGACCGTTGGCAGATGAATTTAGACGAGCTGAGATTAATCAGTTGATGGAAAAAGTTGATAAAAAAATGAAAAGAAAAGGCTAA
- a CDS encoding ExeM/NucH family extracellular endonuclease: MLLKHLLPAASLSMIALGFVHADETTIAYDMVSSSSLNLIEYQNPYTNAFSSAADGFQKYQRGVSSSIPFSVLDDTTTFSSDSIGIVASTNTEEFFGIVDTVNADTTDEVVASWVFDISGETELGLQIDMGAMGDFESSDVFKVTASIDGDSEVELLRAVADESADLSYTLESGKVVSLNDPLVVNGTVLSNVFKPLRAPILGTGSELTIRLTAKANGGTEAFAVQNLKVLKGFVNESPLGPETVAISFIQGTGNATQVNGLDVRIEGIVVGDFQRNDSIDNGDLRGFFVQSEVGDGNPLTSEALFVFDNSNPDVDVTIGDRVSVTGSVSEFGGMTQVSASTVTVLANDQALPVAQVLNLPIIDDLQLEALEGMRIVIPQELVIGDYFNFDRFGEIGLTLPLGDDKRLNTPTAVVDPDSNEYFDLLAANAARRILLDDGRTTQNPDPAIHPNGQEFTLDNRFRGGDTVTNVQGIMHQSFGAYRIQPTQGADYVATNPRTSAPETAGRLKVVSFNVLNYFTTLDQFGNSCGPALLSCRGADTAEEFERQRSKIIQALKEINADVVGLIEIENNPEAAVKDLADGINAAIGEEVYGYVDTGTIGTDAIKVAILYKKSALSLAGDFAILDSVVDPRFIDTKNRPALAQTFEENQAGGRVTVVVNHFKSKGSDCEEFGDFDVQDGQGNCNLVRTDAAKALADWLATDPTGSDDPDYLIIGDLNSYDKEDPIVALQASGFVDMVKQFGGEKAYSYVFDSQVGYLDYALATSVLAQQVTAVSIWSINADEPDILDYDTSFKATAQDALFAPDAYRSSDHDPVIVGLDLYIVPRDKNQCKKDGWKDLRRNDGSMFRNQGRCVSYVNTGK; the protein is encoded by the coding sequence ATGCTTTTAAAACACCTCTTGCCAGCAGCGTCGTTGAGTATGATCGCTCTAGGATTTGTTCATGCTGATGAAACGACCATTGCGTACGATATGGTCAGCAGTAGCAGCCTAAATTTAATTGAGTACCAAAATCCATATACAAATGCTTTTTCAAGCGCAGCTGATGGATTTCAAAAATATCAACGTGGTGTTTCAAGCTCTATCCCTTTTTCTGTATTAGATGACACTACAACTTTTTCGAGTGACAGTATAGGCATTGTGGCCAGTACTAATACAGAAGAATTTTTTGGGATCGTTGATACGGTAAACGCAGACACGACTGACGAGGTAGTTGCATCTTGGGTCTTCGATATTAGCGGCGAAACTGAGTTAGGTCTGCAAATTGATATGGGCGCCATGGGCGACTTTGAAAGCAGTGATGTATTTAAGGTAACAGCTTCAATAGATGGTGACTCTGAAGTTGAATTGTTGCGTGCGGTCGCAGATGAGTCGGCTGACCTTTCATATACGCTAGAGTCCGGAAAAGTTGTTAGTCTTAATGACCCACTTGTTGTAAATGGCACTGTGCTGTCTAATGTTTTTAAGCCATTGCGTGCGCCAATATTAGGGACTGGTAGTGAATTAACCATTCGACTAACTGCAAAAGCAAATGGTGGGACCGAAGCATTCGCAGTACAAAATTTAAAAGTGCTAAAGGGATTCGTCAATGAATCACCATTAGGTCCTGAAACAGTTGCTATCTCATTCATCCAAGGTACTGGCAATGCAACTCAAGTAAACGGGCTGGATGTGCGCATTGAGGGCATAGTAGTAGGTGATTTTCAACGCAACGATAGTATCGATAACGGTGACTTGCGCGGCTTTTTCGTGCAGTCTGAGGTAGGCGATGGTAACCCTCTAACCTCCGAGGCTTTATTTGTTTTTGATAATTCAAACCCCGACGTTGACGTAACTATTGGCGACCGGGTGAGCGTCACAGGTTCTGTATCAGAGTTTGGTGGAATGACACAAGTGAGCGCATCAACAGTCACTGTTTTAGCGAATGACCAAGCTTTACCTGTCGCACAAGTGCTGAATTTGCCAATTATTGATGATCTGCAATTAGAGGCCTTAGAAGGGATGCGGATAGTAATACCGCAAGAACTAGTGATTGGTGACTACTTTAATTTTGACCGCTTTGGTGAAATTGGCCTTACTTTACCATTAGGCGATGATAAACGTTTAAACACGCCAACTGCGGTAGTCGACCCAGACTCAAATGAGTATTTTGATTTACTAGCGGCTAACGCCGCAAGACGAATTTTGCTAGATGACGGACGCACAACGCAAAATCCTGACCCAGCAATACATCCGAATGGCCAAGAATTTACACTTGATAATCGTTTTCGTGGTGGTGACACAGTAACAAATGTACAAGGTATTATGCATCAGTCGTTTGGTGCATACCGCATTCAGCCAACGCAAGGGGCTGATTATGTTGCGACAAATCCTCGCACCAGTGCACCAGAAACTGCAGGTCGATTAAAAGTCGTCTCCTTTAACGTATTAAATTACTTTACCACCCTCGACCAATTTGGAAACAGCTGTGGTCCAGCTCTGCTATCGTGCCGTGGTGCAGATACTGCCGAAGAGTTTGAGCGTCAGCGATCGAAGATCATTCAAGCACTGAAAGAGATAAATGCAGATGTTGTTGGCCTAATAGAGATTGAAAATAACCCGGAAGCCGCCGTGAAAGATCTAGCTGATGGCATCAATGCAGCCATCGGCGAAGAGGTATATGGCTATGTCGATACGGGGACTATCGGAACCGACGCAATTAAGGTAGCCATACTTTATAAGAAAAGTGCCCTATCGCTAGCTGGCGATTTTGCAATCCTTGATTCTGTTGTTGATCCTCGATTTATCGATACCAAAAACCGACCCGCACTAGCACAAACATTCGAAGAAAATCAAGCAGGTGGGCGAGTCACTGTTGTCGTTAATCACTTTAAATCGAAAGGGTCTGACTGCGAAGAGTTTGGTGATTTTGATGTTCAAGACGGCCAAGGTAACTGTAACTTGGTGAGAACGGACGCAGCAAAGGCGCTTGCTGATTGGTTAGCGACTGACCCAACCGGCAGTGACGACCCTGATTATTTAATTATTGGTGATTTAAATAGTTACGATAAAGAAGATCCAATTGTCGCTTTACAAGCATCAGGCTTTGTTGACATGGTTAAACAATTTGGCGGTGAAAAAGCTTATTCATACGTATTTGATAGTCAGGTTGGTTATCTTGATTATGCGCTGGCAACCTCTGTTTTAGCGCAACAAGTAACTGCAGTCAGCATTTGGTCTATCAACGCTGATGAGCCTGATATTTTAGATTACGACACAAGCTTTAAGGCTACTGCACAAGATGCATTATTTGCACCTGATGCATATCGTAGTTCTGATCATGACCCGGTTATTGTCGGACTTGACCTTTATATTGTCCCACGCGATAAAAATCAATGTAAAAAAGACGGATGGAAAGATTTACGTCGTAACGATGGTTCCATGTTTCGCAATCAAGGTCGCTGCGTTAGTTACGTAAATACAGGTAAATAG
- a CDS encoding TenA family transcriptional regulator, which translates to MSLYQRLLNETTTERDYLLSSPIIKRCFSGDIETEDYVAFLSQAYHHVKHTVPLLMSVGSRLPESKEWLREAVAEYIEEELGHQEWVLNDIANCGYDKEVVRATPPSMATELMVAYAYDMVNRVNPLGFFGMVHVLEGTSIAMADNAAANIKDALGLPKKAFSYLVSHGSLDIDHVKFFETLMDKIDCPKEQDLIVQSAKRFYVLYGNIFRTLDVSASKMKAA; encoded by the coding sequence ATGAGCTTATATCAAAGACTTCTGAACGAAACGACCACCGAGCGCGATTACTTACTGTCATCTCCAATCATTAAACGTTGCTTCTCTGGCGACATTGAAACCGAAGATTACGTTGCATTTTTGAGCCAAGCATATCATCACGTTAAGCATACAGTGCCTTTGTTGATGTCAGTAGGCAGTCGTTTACCGGAGAGCAAAGAATGGTTGCGCGAAGCAGTCGCCGAATATATTGAAGAGGAGTTAGGCCACCAAGAGTGGGTACTAAACGATATTGCAAACTGTGGATATGACAAAGAAGTCGTGCGCGCCACCCCGCCTTCAATGGCAACAGAACTCATGGTTGCCTATGCCTATGACATGGTTAACCGTGTTAACCCACTTGGATTTTTCGGCATGGTGCATGTGTTGGAAGGGACCAGTATTGCAATGGCCGATAACGCGGCAGCCAATATTAAGGATGCATTAGGATTACCCAAAAAAGCCTTTAGCTATTTGGTATCTCACGGCTCGCTGGATATCGATCATGTTAAGTTTTTTGAAACTTTAATGGATAAAATTGATTGTCCTAAAGAACAAGATCTCATCGTTCAAAGTGCAAAACGTTTTTACGTTCTATACGGCAATATTTTTAGAACCTTGGACGTTTCAGCTAGCAAAATGAAGGCTGCCTAA
- a CDS encoding substrate-binding periplasmic protein, whose product MIKNAFVVIVCSLLFGYCSNSFGYSQTDDNQELAKTATLRIGYDDSPPNRYTDKDGNPNGYDIEYLSNILDAANIDYQFYSYPWKRIVRHIETGQLDIAMSAAKLEEREKFAFFSEEIFKLSSNILFIEKSYTEQFKELNALSLLPSIPAQIGVMRGTSYSDEYQSLLSDSNFAKKLVALNDVRQALNLAITGRIAGFIATREVALYELALRCQSHNFVEVYDLLKNESTASFLMYSKKTISRDLVNKIDQVMKRLERPNENLIDVDAHCAS is encoded by the coding sequence ATGATTAAAAACGCTTTCGTTGTCATAGTGTGTTCGCTTTTATTTGGATACTGTTCAAATAGTTTTGGCTATTCACAGACCGACGACAATCAAGAACTCGCAAAAACGGCGACACTCCGGATAGGGTACGATGACAGTCCCCCAAATCGATATACTGACAAAGACGGCAACCCGAACGGGTACGACATTGAATATTTGTCCAACATCTTGGACGCAGCAAACATAGATTATCAATTTTACAGTTATCCTTGGAAGCGCATTGTGCGTCATATCGAAACGGGTCAACTTGATATTGCGATGTCAGCAGCAAAATTAGAGGAGAGGGAAAAATTTGCTTTTTTCTCAGAGGAAATCTTCAAGCTGAGCTCAAATATTCTGTTCATTGAAAAAAGTTACACAGAACAGTTTAAAGAACTCAATGCGCTGTCTTTGCTTCCCTCTATCCCTGCTCAAATTGGGGTGATGCGAGGCACGTCATACTCTGACGAGTATCAGTCGCTATTATCTGACTCAAATTTTGCAAAAAAACTCGTCGCTTTGAACGATGTGCGCCAAGCGCTAAATCTTGCGATAACAGGTCGCATAGCTGGTTTCATTGCAACAAGAGAAGTTGCTCTGTATGAGTTAGCGCTGCGCTGCCAAAGTCACAACTTCGTCGAAGTCTATGATTTACTAAAAAACGAAAGCACCGCTTCTTTTTTGATGTATTCCAAAAAAACCATCAGTCGTGACTTAGTCAATAAAATCGATCAAGTGATGAAACGTCTCGAACGTCCAAACGAGAATTTAATTGACGTTGATGCCCACTGCGCCAGCTAA
- a CDS encoding OsmC family protein: MTIKNWASAKYQGLGKEGKGSVSTQSGAFNEQPYGFNTRFDDKKGTNPEEQIAAAHASCFTMALSFGLAEKGLKSGELDTRATVSLDKDGDGFSVTKSELVLKAKVAGINEADFAAAAKDAKQNCPISKLLNCEISLTIESFESL; this comes from the coding sequence ATGACTATCAAAAATTGGGCAAGCGCAAAGTATCAAGGGTTAGGAAAAGAAGGAAAGGGTTCGGTATCTACCCAGTCAGGTGCTTTTAATGAGCAACCGTATGGTTTCAACACCCGTTTCGATGATAAAAAAGGGACTAACCCAGAAGAGCAGATCGCCGCTGCTCACGCCAGTTGTTTCACCATGGCCCTGTCGTTTGGTTTAGCCGAAAAAGGCTTAAAATCCGGTGAGCTAGATACAAGAGCAACAGTTAGTTTAGACAAAGACGGTGACGGGTTTTCGGTGACAAAATCAGAATTAGTCCTAAAAGCCAAGGTTGCCGGAATTAATGAAGCCGATTTTGCTGCTGCAGCCAAAGACGCTAAGCAAAACTGTCCAATCTCAAAGTTATTAAATTGCGAAATTAGTTTAACAATTGAAAGTTTTGAATCTTTATAG
- a CDS encoding thermostable hemolysin, with product MQAVDITLPTDLKGTESFTSQLTNKVCRSAQASDAKYTFSLDVYQKHDDGRAASEQFIKDGFASAYGADIEISMPYVLAINNGKFKAALGIRSAKESLFVEQYLAQPIEHYVSQAHDRRYIAEIGHLYSNSNKFTIPLFLTTAVSLFCNGYEHMVFAGTEHVVKLISKAGIDCHYIAQADKNKLQESSINWGTYYETNPQVVFVSLAAVMLAVNKSAHFKQMFDQLERKIALTTRKLKR from the coding sequence ATGCAAGCCGTAGACATCACATTACCCACCGACCTCAAAGGGACTGAGTCGTTTACTAGTCAGCTTACAAATAAGGTTTGCCGCAGCGCGCAAGCGAGCGATGCAAAATACACGTTTTCACTCGATGTTTATCAAAAACATGATGATGGTCGTGCAGCATCAGAGCAATTTATCAAAGACGGATTCGCGTCTGCTTATGGTGCCGATATTGAAATAAGCATGCCTTATGTTTTGGCAATTAATAATGGCAAATTCAAGGCCGCGTTGGGTATCCGGTCTGCAAAAGAGAGCTTATTCGTTGAACAATATTTAGCGCAGCCTATCGAGCACTATGTTTCGCAAGCGCATGATCGTCGGTACATAGCTGAAATCGGTCATCTTTATAGCAACTCGAACAAATTTACTATTCCACTTTTTCTCACAACCGCCGTGTCATTATTTTGCAATGGCTATGAGCATATGGTGTTTGCTGGCACTGAGCACGTGGTCAAATTAATTAGTAAAGCGGGAATTGACTGTCACTACATCGCTCAAGCAGACAAGAATAAATTACAAGAATCATCAATTAATTGGGGCACATACTATGAAACGAACCCGCAAGTAGTATTTGTTTCTCTTGCTGCCGTGATGCTTGCAGTCAATAAATCAGCACATTTTAAGCAAATGTTTGATCAACTAGAACGCAAAATTGCGCTCACCACCCGCAAGCTTAAGAGGTAA
- a CDS encoding DNA-methyltransferase: MSTMTTAANRLLLGDCLEKMNEIADSSVDLIYLDPPFFTERKHKLKNRQRTKEFSFDDIWKQESSYAEFLHQRILKMRDLLKDTGSIFVHCDKMANHIVRGVLDDVFGSEFFQSEIIWQYKRWSNAKKGLLPSHQNIYFFSKTSDFSFNKIFMPYSEATNLDQILQRRTRDKHNKSIYARDEEGNIQQADAKQGVPLSDVWDIPYLNPKAKERVGYPTQKPLLLLERIIELVTNENDLVLDPFCGSGTTCVAASLTNRKYIGIDQSEDAIQLSQSRLDKPIKTESHLLKKGRKSFENANLGALQCLAGIDYNPVHRNQGIDAILVEHHQGAPVLVKIQKDTETLTQAVELLSNAMIVKASKMGFLIKTRVALGEVEAATELSFESKSEDFTIHVLETIELKLKRNISGSGL; the protein is encoded by the coding sequence ATGAGCACTATGACCACAGCGGCCAATCGATTATTGCTAGGTGACTGCTTAGAAAAAATGAACGAAATTGCTGATTCCTCAGTCGATTTGATTTATTTGGATCCTCCGTTTTTTACTGAGCGAAAACACAAACTTAAAAATCGTCAACGCACCAAAGAATTTAGCTTTGACGATATTTGGAAGCAGGAATCGAGCTATGCAGAATTCCTGCACCAACGTATTCTTAAAATGCGTGATTTATTAAAGGATACCGGCAGCATTTTTGTGCACTGCGATAAAATGGCTAATCATATTGTGCGAGGCGTACTTGATGATGTATTTGGCTCAGAGTTTTTTCAGTCTGAAATTATATGGCAGTACAAACGTTGGTCTAACGCCAAAAAGGGGCTTCTGCCAAGCCATCAAAACATTTACTTCTTTAGTAAAACGAGTGATTTTAGCTTCAATAAGATTTTTATGCCTTACTCCGAGGCAACCAACCTTGATCAAATCCTACAGCGGCGCACCCGAGACAAGCACAATAAGTCTATTTATGCCCGCGACGAAGAGGGCAATATTCAGCAGGCAGACGCCAAGCAAGGAGTGCCCTTAAGTGACGTTTGGGATATTCCTTATCTGAACCCAAAAGCGAAGGAAAGAGTAGGTTACCCAACACAAAAGCCATTGCTTCTTTTGGAGCGCATCATTGAATTGGTTACCAATGAGAATGATCTTGTACTAGACCCTTTCTGCGGCAGCGGCACAACGTGTGTCGCTGCAAGCTTAACAAACAGGAAATACATTGGTATTGACCAGTCAGAGGACGCTATTCAACTGTCGCAATCGAGGCTAGATAAACCCATTAAAACCGAATCTCACTTGTTGAAAAAAGGCAGAAAATCCTTTGAAAATGCAAATCTAGGGGCATTGCAGTGCTTAGCTGGAATTGATTATAACCCAGTGCATCGAAATCAAGGTATCGATGCCATATTGGTTGAGCATCATCAAGGTGCGCCAGTGTTGGTTAAGATACAGAAGGACACGGAGACCCTTACGCAAGCAGTCGAATTGTTAAGTAATGCGATGATTGTGAAAGCCTCCAAAATGGGCTTTTTAATTAAAACGCGAGTTGCATTAGGGGAGGTCGAAGCTGCTACCGAGCTGAGTTTTGAGAGTAAAAGTGAAGACTTCACTATTCACGTGCTGGAAACCATCGAGCTTAAATTGAAACGCAATATTAGCGGGTCAGGATTGTAA